The DNA window GCCCATGCCCACAACACCACCCCGGGATGGGCATGTTCGGGCGAAAGCTCGGCCCACTTCGATCCCCAGCGCTGGAGGGCCAGCATGACGTCCCACAGCTCCCAGCCAGCCTCGGTCGGCTCGTAGGTCGACCCCGGCCCGTCCCGCTTGGGCCGGATGTCGACGACGCCGACACGTTCGAGGTCTCGCAACCGCTTGGCGAGCAGCCCACGAGACAGGCCCGGGGCGCCGTCGGCGATCTCGTTGAACGTCCGACAGCCGATGAGGAGGTTGCGCAGGATAATGACCGTCCAGCGCTCGGCGAGGATCTCCGACGCTCGAGCGATCGGGCAGTACTGCCCGTAGCTCCGCACGGCGACAGTCTGCCACCTGCCATCCACCGGGAACAGTTCAGAGTCTGAACTCGCGACGCGACCATGTCCGCCGTGTCCGCTTGGTGCCAAGGTTCAGTCTTTGCACTTGTCGCACCCGCCGACGCGATGGACAGTGCGATCGAAGTGTGAGCACTGAGTGAAAGGGAGATCCGATGACGTCCTCGACCTATCTGCTGGCCAACCAGCCCTCGGAGCTGGAGCGCCTCCAGTTGCAGTCGCGGGTGTGGGAACCCAGTGGCCAGCGGCTCCTCGATGAGATCGGTGACGGCGACGGCGGCCGGGCCGTGGATATCGGCTGCGGGGTGATGGGATGGTTGCGACTGCTCAGCGACTGGGTCGGGCCCCACGGGGAGGCCGTCGGCACCGACATCGACGACAACATGCTCGCCGCCGCCCAGCAACTGGTGGACGACGAAGGCGTGACCAACGTGACCCTGGTCAAGGACGACCTGTTCGCCACCAAGCTGGAGCCCGCGTCGTTTGACTTGGTGCACGCCCGCGCCGTGCTGACCCCCCTCGGTCGGGTGTCCGAGCAGGTCGCGATCTACCTTCGCCTGGCCCGACCCGGCGGCACCGTGGTCCTCGAGGAACTCGACATCGCCTCGTGGCACTTCAATCCCCCGGCACCCGCCGCCGAGCA is part of the Actinomycetota bacterium genome and encodes:
- a CDS encoding helix-turn-helix transcriptional regulator: MRSYGQYCPIARASEILAERWTVIILRNLLIGCRTFNEIADGAPGLSRGLLAKRLRDLERVGVVDIRPKRDGPGSTYEPTEAGWELWDVMLALQRWGSKWAELSPEHAHPGVVLWAWA
- a CDS encoding methyltransferase domain-containing protein, which gives rise to MTSSTYLLANQPSELERLQLQSRVWEPSGQRLLDEIGDGDGGRAVDIGCGVMGWLRLLSDWVGPHGEAVGTDIDDNMLAAAQQLVDDEGVTNVTLVKDDLFATKLEPASFDLVHARAVLTPLGRVSEQVAIYLRLARPGGTVVLEELDIASWHFNPPAPAAEQLIALLAEAFRRWGDIDAGRKQLELFREAGVDANVRAEVLALPPGHPYLRVPLQMVAGLKPRLKTLVDANQLERLTEEAEAELQEPGRWGTTFTLLQSWGRKTA